In Primulina eburnea isolate SZY01 chromosome 3, ASM2296580v1, whole genome shotgun sequence, one DNA window encodes the following:
- the LOC140827660 gene encoding MLO-like protein 1 isoform X2, translated as MAGGGGEGASLEYTPTWVVALVCTVIVAISLAAERSLHTAGKYLLRKNQGALFQALQKIKEELMLLGFISLMLIVFQARISKMCLPTHYMNHWLPCNKAETNAKSTAHLELDQVQVFASRHLLAAASNASGYCEAKGKAPLLSLKALHDLHIFIFVLAVSHIIFSAATIVLGGLKIRQWRHWEDSIQNKKYDPEEVMKTKITHVKDDAFIMGRISGIARIALFSWLKSFFKQFYGSVKKSEYTSLRHGFIMAHCKGNPKFNFYKYMVRAFEKDFKKVVGISWYLWLFVVLFLLLNVSGWHAYFWISFVPLVLLLAVGTKLEHIITELAVEVANKHIAVEGDVAVRPSDDYFWFHRPRLVLLLIHVLLFQNAFEIAVFFWMLVTFGFDSCIMGEAGFIIPRLVIG; from the exons ATGGCTGGCGGCGGCGGAGAAGGCGCCTCCTTAGAGTACACGCCGACGTGGGTGGTGGCCTTGGTCTGCACGGTGATAGTTGCCATCTCTTTAGCTGCTGAAAGATCCCTTCACACGGCTGGCAAG TATTTGTTGAGGAAAAACCAGGGAGCTCTCTTCCAGGCCTTGCAGAAAATTAAAGAAG AGTTGATGTTGCTTGGGTTTATATCTCTAATGCTGATCGTGTTTCAAGCTAGAATCAGTAAAATGTGCCTCCCCACGCACTATATGAATCACTGGTTGCCTTGCAACAAAGCAGAAACCAATGCAAAATCCACAGCCCACTTGGAGTTAGACCAGGTTCAAGTTTTCGCAAGCCGGCACCTTCTGGCAGCCGCATCTAATGCCTCGGGCTACTGTGAAGCTAAG GGAAAAGCACCATTGTTATCCCTGAAAGCTTTGCACGATCTCCATATCTTTATCTTTGTGTTAGCCGTTTCGCATATTATTTTCTCTGCTGCAACAATTGTCTTGGGGGGATTGAAG ATACGTCAGTGGAGACATTGGGAAGATTCAATTCAGAATAAGAAATACGATCCCGAAGAAGTCATGAAAACGAAGATCACTCACGTGAAAGACGACGCCTTCATCATGGGCCGGATTTCGGGCATTGCAAGAATAGCTCTGTTCAGTTGGTTG AAATCATTCTTCAAGCAATTTTATGGATCAGTTAAGAAATCAGAGTACACCAGTCTCCGCCATGGTTTCATTATG GCTCATTGTAAAGGAAACCCAAAGTTCAACTTTTACAAGTACATGGTTCGTGCTTTTGAgaaagattttaagaaagttgtCGGAATAAG TTGGTATCTTTGGCTTTTCGTGGTTCTTTTCTTGCTGTTGAATGTTTCAG GTTGGCATGCATATTTTTGGATCTCATTCGTTCCCTTAGTC CTTCTGCTCGCTGTTGGGACTAAGCTTGAGCACATCATCACGGAATTGGCGGTCGAGGTCGCGAATAAACATATAGCTGTGGAAGGAGATGTGGCTGTGAGACCTTCAGACGACTACTTCTGGTTCCACCGGCCTCGTCTTGTGCTTCTACTGATTCATGTGCTTCTGTTCCAGAATGCCTTTGAGATTGCTGTTTTCTTCTGGATGCTG GTTACTTTTGGTTTTGACTCGTGCATAATGGGAGAAGCTGGTTTTATCATTCCTAGACTTGTTATTGGGTAA